The following are encoded together in the Oncorhynchus nerka isolate Pitt River linkage group LG25, Oner_Uvic_2.0, whole genome shotgun sequence genome:
- the LOC115109140 gene encoding regulator of nonsense transcripts 1 isoform X1 yields the protein MSVEAYGPSSQTLTFLDTEEAELLGADTQGSEYEFTDFTLPSQTQTQGQTQSQLDNQVNGPDEELHNGGVDDVAKASQLLAELNFEEDEEDTYYIKDLPLHACSYCGIHDPASVVYCNTSKKWFCNGRGNTSGSHIVNHLVRAKCKEVTLHKDGPLGETVLECYNCGCRNVFLLGFIPAKADSVVVLLCRQPCASQSSLKDINWDSSQWQPLIQDRCFLSWLVKIPSEQEQLRARQITAQQINKLEELWKDNPTATLEDLEKPGVDEEPQHVLLRYEDAYQYQNIFGPLVKLEADYDKKLKESQTQDNITVRWDLGLNKKRIAYFSLPKTDSGDMRLMQGDEICLRYKGELAPLWKGIGHVIKVPDTPFVKDYGDEIAIELRSSVGAPVEIPHNFQVDFVWKSTSFDRMQSALKTFAVDETSVSGYIYHKLLGHEVEDVIIKCQLPKRFTAQGLPDLNHSQVYAVKTVLQRPLSLIQGPPGTGKTVTSATIVYHLARQGNGPVLVCAPSNIAVDQLTEKIHMSGLKVVRLCAKSREAIDSPVSFLALHNQIRNMDSMPELQKLQQLKDETGELSSADEKRYRALKRTAERELLMNADVICCTCVGAGDPRLAKMQFRSILIDESTQATEPECMVPVVLGAKQLILVGDHCQLGPVVMCKKAAKAGLSQSLFERLVVLGIRPIRLQVQYRMHPALSAFPSNIFYEGSLQNGVTAADRIKKGFDFQWPQPDKPMFFYVTQGQEEIASSGTSYLNRTEAANVEKITTRLLKAGAKPDQIGIITPYEGQRSYLVQYMQFSGSLHTKLYQEVEIASVDAFQGREKDFIILSCVRANEHQGIGFLNDPRRLNVALTRAKYGVIIVGNPKALSKQPLWNHLLNYYKEQKVLVEGPLNNLRESLMQFSKPRKLVNAINPNSSASAFFLGIEPMSMLQGARFMSTAMYDAREALIPGSAYDRSSAGRPSNMYFQTHDQIGMIGAGPAHMAAMNMPIPFNLVIPPMPPPGYLAQANGPAAGRGGVLKGKAGRGGRQRTRGMGNHSGSGQSNGPNSQASQDVSSQPFSQGPLTQGYITMSQPSQMSQPGLSQPELSQDSYLGDEFKSQIDVALSQDSTYQGERAYQHGGVTGLSQY from the exons ATGAGTGTGGAGGCGTACGGGCCGAGTTCTCAAACGCTCACCTTCCTGGACACGGAGGAAGCGGAGCTACTTGGGGCTGATACCCAGGGCTCGGAGTACGAGTTTACCGATTTTACCCTCCCCAGCCAGACGCAAACTCAAGGCCAAACCCAGAGTCAGCTGGACAATCAG GTGAATGGTCCTGATGAAGAGCTTCACAATGGAGGAGTCGATGATGTGGCCAAGGCGAGCCAACTCCTTGCTGAGTTGAACTTCGAGGAGGATGAAGAAGACACCTATTACATCAAAGACCTCCCACTGCATGCCTGCAG TTACTGTGGCATCCATGATCCTGCATCTGTGGTGTACTGCAACACAAGCAAGAAGTGGTTCTGCAATGGACGTGGCAATACATCTGGCAG CCACATAGTGAACCACTTGGTGAGAGCCAAATGCAAAGAGGTGACTCTGCACAAAGATGGGCCACTGGGCGAGACGGTGCTGGAGTGCTACAACTGTGGCTGTCGCAACGTCTTCCTCCTGGGCTTCATCCCCGCCAAGGCCGACTCGGTGGTGGTGCTGCTGTGCAG GCAGCCATGTGCCAGTCAGAGCAGCCTGAAGGACATCAACTGGGACAGCTCCCAGTGGCAGCCACTGATCCAGGACCGCTGCTTCCTGTCCTGGCTGGTGAAGATCCCCTCAGAGCAGGAGCAACTCCGGGCCCGCCAGATCACAGCCCAGCAGATCAACAAGCTGGAGGAGCTCTGGAAG GATAATCCCACGGCCACTCTGGAGGACCTGGAGAAGCCCGGCGTAGATGAGGAGCCCCAGCATGTTCTGCTGCGCTATGAGGATGCCTACCAGTACCAGAACATCTTCGGCCCCCTCGTCAAGCTGGAAGCTGACTATGACAAAAAGCTTAAAGAGTCCCAG ACCCAAGATAATATAACAGTCAGGTGGGACCTGGGGCTAAATAAAAAGCGGATTGCTTATTTCTCCTTGCCCAAGACGGATTCAGGTG ACATGCGGCTGATGCAAGGAGATGAGATATGTCTGCGCTACAAAGGAGAGCTGGCCCCACTCTGGAAGGGCATCGGCCATGTCATCAAAGTCCCAGACA CACCCTTTGTGAAAGACTATGGAGATGAGATTGCTATAGAATTGCGCAGCAGTGTTGGAGCTCCTGTGGAAATACCCCACAACTTCCAGGTGGATTTTGTGTGGAAGTCCACTTCCTTTGACAG AATGCAGAGTGCCCTGAAGACCTTTGCTGTGGACGAGACATCCGTGTCAGGCTACATCTACCACAAGCTGCTGGGCCACGAGGTGGAGGATGTCATCATCAAGTGTCAGTTGCCCAAACGCTTCACTGCACAGGGCCTGCCTGACCTCAATCACTCTCAG GTGTATGCTGTGAAGACTGTGCTGCAGAGACCCCTCAGTCTTATCCAAGGCCCTCCCGGCACTGGGAAAACGGTCACCTCTGCCACCATAGTGTACCACCTCGCCAGGCAGGGCAATGG GCCCGTGCTGGTGTGTGCTCCCAGTAACATCGCAGTGGACCAGCTGACTGAGAAGATCCACATGTCTGGCCTGAAGGTGGTCAGGCTGTGTGCTAAAAGCAGAGAAGCCATtgactcccctgtctccttcctggcCCTGCACAACCAGATCCGCAACATGGACAG TATGCCAGAGCTCCAGAAGCTGCAGCAGCTGAAGGATGAGACCGGGGAGCTGTCGTCCGCTGACGAGAAGCGCTACCGGGCCCTGAAGCGCACCGCTGAGAGAGAGCTGCTCATG AATGCAGATGTGATCTGCTGTACCTGTGTGGGGGCAGGAGACCCCCGTCTGGCCAAGATGCAGTTCCGCTCCATCCTAATCGATGAGAGCACCCAGGCCACCGAGCCAGAGTGCATGGTGCCCGTGGTCCTGGGTGCCAAGCAG ctcattCTGGTGGGAGACCACTGCCAGCTGGGCCCAGTAGTGATGTGCAAGAAGGCAGCCAAAGCAGGCCTGTCCCAGTCTTTGTTTGAGCGTCTGGTGGTGCTGGGCATCAGGCCCATCCGTCTGCAGGTGCAGTACCGCATGCACCCAGCCCTCAGTGCTTTCCCCTCCAACATCTTCTACGAGGGCTCCCTGCAGAACGGAGTCACTGCTG CTGACCGCATCAAGAAAGGCTTTGACTTCCAGTGGCCACAGCCAGACAAACCCATGTTCTTCTATGTGACTCAAGGCCAGGAGGAAATCGCTAGCTCTGGAACATCCTACCTGAACAG AACTGAGGCAGCTAATGTGGAGAAGATCACCACCAGGCTGCTGAAGGCTGGAGCCAAGCCTGACCAGATAGGCATCATCACCCCCTACGAGGGCCAGAGGTCCTACCTGGTGCAGTACATGCAGTTTAGCGGCTCCCTCCACACCAAGCTCTACCAG GAGGTTGAGATCGCCAGCGTGGACGCGTTCCAGGGCAGGGAGAAAGACTTCATCATCCTGTCCTGCGTCCGAGCTAACGAGCACCAGGGCATCGGCTTCCTCAACGACCCGCGCCGTCTCAACGTGGCCCTCACCAGAGCCAA GTATGGGGTGATCATTGTGGGCAACCCCAAGGCCCTGTCCAAGCAGCCTCTGTGGAACCACCTGCTCAACTACTACAAGGAGCAGAAGGTTCTGGTGGAGGGACCCCTCAACAACCTGCGAGAGAGCTTGATGCAGTTCAGCAAGCCCCGCAAGCTGGTCAACGCCATTAACCCT AACAGCAGTGCTTCTGCATTTTTCCTGGGTATTGAACCCATGTCTATGCTCCAGGGAGCCCGGTTCATGAGCACTGCCATGTATGACGCCCGCGAGGCTCTCATCCCTGGGTCTGCCTACGATCGCAGCAGCGCAG GGCGTCCATCCAACATGTACTTCCAAACCCACGACCAGATCGGCATGATTGGGGCCGGGCCAGCCCACATGGCAGCCATGAACATGCCCATTCCATTCAACTTGGTGATACCTCCCATGCCTCCACCAGGCTACCTGGCCCAGGCTAACGGCCCTGCTGCAG GCCGTGGTGGGGTGCTGAAGGGCAAAGCGGGACGTGGCGGGCGCCAGAGGACCCGCGGAATGGGGAACCACAGTGGCAGTGGGCAAAGCAATGGGCCAAACAGCCAGGCCAGCCAGGACGTGTCTTCCCAGCCCTTCTCCCAGGGGCCACTCACCCAGGGCTACATCACCATGAGCCAGCCCTCACAGATGAGCCAACCTGGCCTCTCCCAGCCTGAACTGTCCCAG GACAGTTATCTAGGCGATGAGTTCAAGTCCCAGATCGACGTGGCTCTGTCGCAGGACTCGACTTACCAGGGTGAACGTGCATACCAACATGGTGGGGTGACTGGACTGTCACAGTACTAA
- the LOC115109140 gene encoding regulator of nonsense transcripts 1 isoform X2 — MSVEAYGPSSQTLTFLDTEEAELLGADTQGSEYEFTDFTLPSQTQTQGQTQSQLDNQVNGPDEELHNGGVDDVAKASQLLAELNFEEDEEDTYYIKDLPLHACSYCGIHDPASVVYCNTSKKWFCNGRGNTSGSHIVNHLVRAKCKEVTLHKDGPLGETVLECYNCGCRNVFLLGFIPAKADSVVVLLCRQPCASQSSLKDINWDSSQWQPLIQDRCFLSWLVKIPSEQEQLRARQITAQQINKLEELWKDNPTATLEDLEKPGVDEEPQHVLLRYEDAYQYQNIFGPLVKLEADYDKKLKESQTQDNITVRWDLGLNKKRIAYFSLPKTDSGDMRLMQGDEICLRYKGELAPLWKGIGHVIKVPDNYGDEIAIELRSSVGAPVEIPHNFQVDFVWKSTSFDRMQSALKTFAVDETSVSGYIYHKLLGHEVEDVIIKCQLPKRFTAQGLPDLNHSQVYAVKTVLQRPLSLIQGPPGTGKTVTSATIVYHLARQGNGPVLVCAPSNIAVDQLTEKIHMSGLKVVRLCAKSREAIDSPVSFLALHNQIRNMDSMPELQKLQQLKDETGELSSADEKRYRALKRTAERELLMNADVICCTCVGAGDPRLAKMQFRSILIDESTQATEPECMVPVVLGAKQLILVGDHCQLGPVVMCKKAAKAGLSQSLFERLVVLGIRPIRLQVQYRMHPALSAFPSNIFYEGSLQNGVTAADRIKKGFDFQWPQPDKPMFFYVTQGQEEIASSGTSYLNRTEAANVEKITTRLLKAGAKPDQIGIITPYEGQRSYLVQYMQFSGSLHTKLYQEVEIASVDAFQGREKDFIILSCVRANEHQGIGFLNDPRRLNVALTRAKYGVIIVGNPKALSKQPLWNHLLNYYKEQKVLVEGPLNNLRESLMQFSKPRKLVNAINPNSSASAFFLGIEPMSMLQGARFMSTAMYDAREALIPGSAYDRSSAGRPSNMYFQTHDQIGMIGAGPAHMAAMNMPIPFNLVIPPMPPPGYLAQANGPAAGRGGVLKGKAGRGGRQRTRGMGNHSGSGQSNGPNSQASQDVSSQPFSQGPLTQGYITMSQPSQMSQPGLSQPELSQDSYLGDEFKSQIDVALSQDSTYQGERAYQHGGVTGLSQY; from the exons ATGAGTGTGGAGGCGTACGGGCCGAGTTCTCAAACGCTCACCTTCCTGGACACGGAGGAAGCGGAGCTACTTGGGGCTGATACCCAGGGCTCGGAGTACGAGTTTACCGATTTTACCCTCCCCAGCCAGACGCAAACTCAAGGCCAAACCCAGAGTCAGCTGGACAATCAG GTGAATGGTCCTGATGAAGAGCTTCACAATGGAGGAGTCGATGATGTGGCCAAGGCGAGCCAACTCCTTGCTGAGTTGAACTTCGAGGAGGATGAAGAAGACACCTATTACATCAAAGACCTCCCACTGCATGCCTGCAG TTACTGTGGCATCCATGATCCTGCATCTGTGGTGTACTGCAACACAAGCAAGAAGTGGTTCTGCAATGGACGTGGCAATACATCTGGCAG CCACATAGTGAACCACTTGGTGAGAGCCAAATGCAAAGAGGTGACTCTGCACAAAGATGGGCCACTGGGCGAGACGGTGCTGGAGTGCTACAACTGTGGCTGTCGCAACGTCTTCCTCCTGGGCTTCATCCCCGCCAAGGCCGACTCGGTGGTGGTGCTGCTGTGCAG GCAGCCATGTGCCAGTCAGAGCAGCCTGAAGGACATCAACTGGGACAGCTCCCAGTGGCAGCCACTGATCCAGGACCGCTGCTTCCTGTCCTGGCTGGTGAAGATCCCCTCAGAGCAGGAGCAACTCCGGGCCCGCCAGATCACAGCCCAGCAGATCAACAAGCTGGAGGAGCTCTGGAAG GATAATCCCACGGCCACTCTGGAGGACCTGGAGAAGCCCGGCGTAGATGAGGAGCCCCAGCATGTTCTGCTGCGCTATGAGGATGCCTACCAGTACCAGAACATCTTCGGCCCCCTCGTCAAGCTGGAAGCTGACTATGACAAAAAGCTTAAAGAGTCCCAG ACCCAAGATAATATAACAGTCAGGTGGGACCTGGGGCTAAATAAAAAGCGGATTGCTTATTTCTCCTTGCCCAAGACGGATTCAGGTG ACATGCGGCTGATGCAAGGAGATGAGATATGTCTGCGCTACAAAGGAGAGCTGGCCCCACTCTGGAAGGGCATCGGCCATGTCATCAAAGTCCCAGACA ACTATGGAGATGAGATTGCTATAGAATTGCGCAGCAGTGTTGGAGCTCCTGTGGAAATACCCCACAACTTCCAGGTGGATTTTGTGTGGAAGTCCACTTCCTTTGACAG AATGCAGAGTGCCCTGAAGACCTTTGCTGTGGACGAGACATCCGTGTCAGGCTACATCTACCACAAGCTGCTGGGCCACGAGGTGGAGGATGTCATCATCAAGTGTCAGTTGCCCAAACGCTTCACTGCACAGGGCCTGCCTGACCTCAATCACTCTCAG GTGTATGCTGTGAAGACTGTGCTGCAGAGACCCCTCAGTCTTATCCAAGGCCCTCCCGGCACTGGGAAAACGGTCACCTCTGCCACCATAGTGTACCACCTCGCCAGGCAGGGCAATGG GCCCGTGCTGGTGTGTGCTCCCAGTAACATCGCAGTGGACCAGCTGACTGAGAAGATCCACATGTCTGGCCTGAAGGTGGTCAGGCTGTGTGCTAAAAGCAGAGAAGCCATtgactcccctgtctccttcctggcCCTGCACAACCAGATCCGCAACATGGACAG TATGCCAGAGCTCCAGAAGCTGCAGCAGCTGAAGGATGAGACCGGGGAGCTGTCGTCCGCTGACGAGAAGCGCTACCGGGCCCTGAAGCGCACCGCTGAGAGAGAGCTGCTCATG AATGCAGATGTGATCTGCTGTACCTGTGTGGGGGCAGGAGACCCCCGTCTGGCCAAGATGCAGTTCCGCTCCATCCTAATCGATGAGAGCACCCAGGCCACCGAGCCAGAGTGCATGGTGCCCGTGGTCCTGGGTGCCAAGCAG ctcattCTGGTGGGAGACCACTGCCAGCTGGGCCCAGTAGTGATGTGCAAGAAGGCAGCCAAAGCAGGCCTGTCCCAGTCTTTGTTTGAGCGTCTGGTGGTGCTGGGCATCAGGCCCATCCGTCTGCAGGTGCAGTACCGCATGCACCCAGCCCTCAGTGCTTTCCCCTCCAACATCTTCTACGAGGGCTCCCTGCAGAACGGAGTCACTGCTG CTGACCGCATCAAGAAAGGCTTTGACTTCCAGTGGCCACAGCCAGACAAACCCATGTTCTTCTATGTGACTCAAGGCCAGGAGGAAATCGCTAGCTCTGGAACATCCTACCTGAACAG AACTGAGGCAGCTAATGTGGAGAAGATCACCACCAGGCTGCTGAAGGCTGGAGCCAAGCCTGACCAGATAGGCATCATCACCCCCTACGAGGGCCAGAGGTCCTACCTGGTGCAGTACATGCAGTTTAGCGGCTCCCTCCACACCAAGCTCTACCAG GAGGTTGAGATCGCCAGCGTGGACGCGTTCCAGGGCAGGGAGAAAGACTTCATCATCCTGTCCTGCGTCCGAGCTAACGAGCACCAGGGCATCGGCTTCCTCAACGACCCGCGCCGTCTCAACGTGGCCCTCACCAGAGCCAA GTATGGGGTGATCATTGTGGGCAACCCCAAGGCCCTGTCCAAGCAGCCTCTGTGGAACCACCTGCTCAACTACTACAAGGAGCAGAAGGTTCTGGTGGAGGGACCCCTCAACAACCTGCGAGAGAGCTTGATGCAGTTCAGCAAGCCCCGCAAGCTGGTCAACGCCATTAACCCT AACAGCAGTGCTTCTGCATTTTTCCTGGGTATTGAACCCATGTCTATGCTCCAGGGAGCCCGGTTCATGAGCACTGCCATGTATGACGCCCGCGAGGCTCTCATCCCTGGGTCTGCCTACGATCGCAGCAGCGCAG GGCGTCCATCCAACATGTACTTCCAAACCCACGACCAGATCGGCATGATTGGGGCCGGGCCAGCCCACATGGCAGCCATGAACATGCCCATTCCATTCAACTTGGTGATACCTCCCATGCCTCCACCAGGCTACCTGGCCCAGGCTAACGGCCCTGCTGCAG GCCGTGGTGGGGTGCTGAAGGGCAAAGCGGGACGTGGCGGGCGCCAGAGGACCCGCGGAATGGGGAACCACAGTGGCAGTGGGCAAAGCAATGGGCCAAACAGCCAGGCCAGCCAGGACGTGTCTTCCCAGCCCTTCTCCCAGGGGCCACTCACCCAGGGCTACATCACCATGAGCCAGCCCTCACAGATGAGCCAACCTGGCCTCTCCCAGCCTGAACTGTCCCAG GACAGTTATCTAGGCGATGAGTTCAAGTCCCAGATCGACGTGGCTCTGTCGCAGGACTCGACTTACCAGGGTGAACGTGCATACCAACATGGTGGGGTGACTGGACTGTCACAGTACTAA
- the LOC115109140 gene encoding regulator of nonsense transcripts 1 isoform X4, with protein MSVEAYGPSSQTLTFLDTEEAELLGADTQGSEYEFTDFTLPSQTQTQGQTQSQLDNQVNGPDEELHNGGVDDVAKASQLLAELNFEEDEEDTYYIKDLPLHACSYCGIHDPASVVYCNTSKKWFCNGRGNTSGSHIVNHLVRAKCKEVTLHKDGPLGETVLECYNCGCRNVFLLGFIPAKADSVVVLLCRQPCASQSSLKDINWDSSQWQPLIQDRCFLSWLVKIPSEQEQLRARQITAQQINKLEELWKDNPTATLEDLEKPGVDEEPQHVLLRYEDAYQYQNIFGPLVKLEADYDKKLKESQTQDNITVRWDLGLNKKRIAYFSLPKTDSGDMRLMQGDEICLRYKGELAPLWKGIGHVIKVPDNYGDEIAIELRSSVGAPVEIPHNFQVDFVWKSTSFDRMQSALKTFAVDETSVSGYIYHKLLGHEVEDVIIKCQLPKRFTAQGLPDLNHSQVYAVKTVLQRPLSLIQGPPGTGKTVTSATIVYHLARQGNGPVLVCAPSNIAVDQLTEKIHMSGLKVVRLCAKSREAIDSPVSFLALHNQIRNMDSMPELQKLQQLKDETGELSSADEKRYRALKRTAERELLMNADVICCTCVGAGDPRLAKMQFRSILIDESTQATEPECMVPVVLGAKQLILVGDHCQLGPVVMCKKAAKAGLSQSLFERLVVLGIRPIRLQVQYRMHPALSAFPSNIFYEGSLQNGVTAADRIKKGFDFQWPQPDKPMFFYVTQGQEEIASSGTSYLNRTEAANVEKITTRLLKAGAKPDQIGIITPYEGQRSYLVQYMQFSGSLHTKLYQEVEIASVDAFQGREKDFIILSCVRANEHQGIGFLNDPRRLNVALTRAKYGVIIVGNPKALSKQPLWNHLLNYYKEQKVLVEGPLNNLRESLMQFSKPRKLVNAINPGARFMSTAMYDAREALIPGSAYDRSSAGRPSNMYFQTHDQIGMIGAGPAHMAAMNMPIPFNLVIPPMPPPGYLAQANGPAAGRGGVLKGKAGRGGRQRTRGMGNHSGSGQSNGPNSQASQDVSSQPFSQGPLTQGYITMSQPSQMSQPGLSQPELSQDSYLGDEFKSQIDVALSQDSTYQGERAYQHGGVTGLSQY; from the exons ATGAGTGTGGAGGCGTACGGGCCGAGTTCTCAAACGCTCACCTTCCTGGACACGGAGGAAGCGGAGCTACTTGGGGCTGATACCCAGGGCTCGGAGTACGAGTTTACCGATTTTACCCTCCCCAGCCAGACGCAAACTCAAGGCCAAACCCAGAGTCAGCTGGACAATCAG GTGAATGGTCCTGATGAAGAGCTTCACAATGGAGGAGTCGATGATGTGGCCAAGGCGAGCCAACTCCTTGCTGAGTTGAACTTCGAGGAGGATGAAGAAGACACCTATTACATCAAAGACCTCCCACTGCATGCCTGCAG TTACTGTGGCATCCATGATCCTGCATCTGTGGTGTACTGCAACACAAGCAAGAAGTGGTTCTGCAATGGACGTGGCAATACATCTGGCAG CCACATAGTGAACCACTTGGTGAGAGCCAAATGCAAAGAGGTGACTCTGCACAAAGATGGGCCACTGGGCGAGACGGTGCTGGAGTGCTACAACTGTGGCTGTCGCAACGTCTTCCTCCTGGGCTTCATCCCCGCCAAGGCCGACTCGGTGGTGGTGCTGCTGTGCAG GCAGCCATGTGCCAGTCAGAGCAGCCTGAAGGACATCAACTGGGACAGCTCCCAGTGGCAGCCACTGATCCAGGACCGCTGCTTCCTGTCCTGGCTGGTGAAGATCCCCTCAGAGCAGGAGCAACTCCGGGCCCGCCAGATCACAGCCCAGCAGATCAACAAGCTGGAGGAGCTCTGGAAG GATAATCCCACGGCCACTCTGGAGGACCTGGAGAAGCCCGGCGTAGATGAGGAGCCCCAGCATGTTCTGCTGCGCTATGAGGATGCCTACCAGTACCAGAACATCTTCGGCCCCCTCGTCAAGCTGGAAGCTGACTATGACAAAAAGCTTAAAGAGTCCCAG ACCCAAGATAATATAACAGTCAGGTGGGACCTGGGGCTAAATAAAAAGCGGATTGCTTATTTCTCCTTGCCCAAGACGGATTCAGGTG ACATGCGGCTGATGCAAGGAGATGAGATATGTCTGCGCTACAAAGGAGAGCTGGCCCCACTCTGGAAGGGCATCGGCCATGTCATCAAAGTCCCAGACA ACTATGGAGATGAGATTGCTATAGAATTGCGCAGCAGTGTTGGAGCTCCTGTGGAAATACCCCACAACTTCCAGGTGGATTTTGTGTGGAAGTCCACTTCCTTTGACAG AATGCAGAGTGCCCTGAAGACCTTTGCTGTGGACGAGACATCCGTGTCAGGCTACATCTACCACAAGCTGCTGGGCCACGAGGTGGAGGATGTCATCATCAAGTGTCAGTTGCCCAAACGCTTCACTGCACAGGGCCTGCCTGACCTCAATCACTCTCAG GTGTATGCTGTGAAGACTGTGCTGCAGAGACCCCTCAGTCTTATCCAAGGCCCTCCCGGCACTGGGAAAACGGTCACCTCTGCCACCATAGTGTACCACCTCGCCAGGCAGGGCAATGG GCCCGTGCTGGTGTGTGCTCCCAGTAACATCGCAGTGGACCAGCTGACTGAGAAGATCCACATGTCTGGCCTGAAGGTGGTCAGGCTGTGTGCTAAAAGCAGAGAAGCCATtgactcccctgtctccttcctggcCCTGCACAACCAGATCCGCAACATGGACAG TATGCCAGAGCTCCAGAAGCTGCAGCAGCTGAAGGATGAGACCGGGGAGCTGTCGTCCGCTGACGAGAAGCGCTACCGGGCCCTGAAGCGCACCGCTGAGAGAGAGCTGCTCATG AATGCAGATGTGATCTGCTGTACCTGTGTGGGGGCAGGAGACCCCCGTCTGGCCAAGATGCAGTTCCGCTCCATCCTAATCGATGAGAGCACCCAGGCCACCGAGCCAGAGTGCATGGTGCCCGTGGTCCTGGGTGCCAAGCAG ctcattCTGGTGGGAGACCACTGCCAGCTGGGCCCAGTAGTGATGTGCAAGAAGGCAGCCAAAGCAGGCCTGTCCCAGTCTTTGTTTGAGCGTCTGGTGGTGCTGGGCATCAGGCCCATCCGTCTGCAGGTGCAGTACCGCATGCACCCAGCCCTCAGTGCTTTCCCCTCCAACATCTTCTACGAGGGCTCCCTGCAGAACGGAGTCACTGCTG CTGACCGCATCAAGAAAGGCTTTGACTTCCAGTGGCCACAGCCAGACAAACCCATGTTCTTCTATGTGACTCAAGGCCAGGAGGAAATCGCTAGCTCTGGAACATCCTACCTGAACAG AACTGAGGCAGCTAATGTGGAGAAGATCACCACCAGGCTGCTGAAGGCTGGAGCCAAGCCTGACCAGATAGGCATCATCACCCCCTACGAGGGCCAGAGGTCCTACCTGGTGCAGTACATGCAGTTTAGCGGCTCCCTCCACACCAAGCTCTACCAG GAGGTTGAGATCGCCAGCGTGGACGCGTTCCAGGGCAGGGAGAAAGACTTCATCATCCTGTCCTGCGTCCGAGCTAACGAGCACCAGGGCATCGGCTTCCTCAACGACCCGCGCCGTCTCAACGTGGCCCTCACCAGAGCCAA GTATGGGGTGATCATTGTGGGCAACCCCAAGGCCCTGTCCAAGCAGCCTCTGTGGAACCACCTGCTCAACTACTACAAGGAGCAGAAGGTTCTGGTGGAGGGACCCCTCAACAACCTGCGAGAGAGCTTGATGCAGTTCAGCAAGCCCCGCAAGCTGGTCAACGCCATTAACCCT GGAGCCCGGTTCATGAGCACTGCCATGTATGACGCCCGCGAGGCTCTCATCCCTGGGTCTGCCTACGATCGCAGCAGCGCAG GGCGTCCATCCAACATGTACTTCCAAACCCACGACCAGATCGGCATGATTGGGGCCGGGCCAGCCCACATGGCAGCCATGAACATGCCCATTCCATTCAACTTGGTGATACCTCCCATGCCTCCACCAGGCTACCTGGCCCAGGCTAACGGCCCTGCTGCAG GCCGTGGTGGGGTGCTGAAGGGCAAAGCGGGACGTGGCGGGCGCCAGAGGACCCGCGGAATGGGGAACCACAGTGGCAGTGGGCAAAGCAATGGGCCAAACAGCCAGGCCAGCCAGGACGTGTCTTCCCAGCCCTTCTCCCAGGGGCCACTCACCCAGGGCTACATCACCATGAGCCAGCCCTCACAGATGAGCCAACCTGGCCTCTCCCAGCCTGAACTGTCCCAG GACAGTTATCTAGGCGATGAGTTCAAGTCCCAGATCGACGTGGCTCTGTCGCAGGACTCGACTTACCAGGGTGAACGTGCATACCAACATGGTGGGGTGACTGGACTGTCACAGTACTAA